A region from the Methanothrix sp. genome encodes:
- a CDS encoding CPBP family intramembrane metalloprotease: MWDISSLRPDSRQERILLTQECIKRFHLDIVSPISLVIIAEMLIFLGQMKAAIAVHALNIILLVSLAMIRSDRIYPVVMMLSLFRILNVTMPVFFNLTLYSYATIYMPMLLPVFMIMREGIFDRQETGLTLRGFLTYLPLAIGSGFALGWGEYQVIRPEVLLPEVNPKNVLILAAVMILLVGFIEEFIFRSMLQNVMIERAGSIPGLLITSVIFGFMHSGYHIPQELVYVSFAGAVFGVIFWSTRSLPVISVAHGVTNISLFLVVPAYPQYLPYFIGVPFMIHLIATNDIRKLIKKIQIGDGVS, encoded by the coding sequence ATGTGGGATATAAGTTCTCTCAGACCCGATAGCAGGCAGGAGCGGATTCTGCTGACACAGGAATGCATTAAAAGGTTCCACCTGGATATCGTCTCGCCGATCTCCCTGGTTATCATAGCGGAGATGCTGATCTTCCTTGGCCAGATGAAGGCTGCAATCGCAGTTCATGCCCTGAACATCATCCTGCTCGTATCTCTGGCGATGATCCGCAGTGACAGGATCTATCCTGTGGTTATGATGCTGTCGCTCTTCCGCATTTTGAATGTCACGATGCCGGTGTTCTTCAATCTCACGCTCTACTCGTATGCGACGATCTACATGCCCATGCTTCTTCCTGTTTTCATGATCATGCGTGAGGGCATCTTCGACCGCCAGGAGACCGGCCTAACGCTGAGAGGCTTCCTGACATACCTGCCGCTGGCGATCGGATCAGGCTTTGCGCTGGGATGGGGTGAGTATCAGGTGATTAGGCCTGAGGTCCTCCTGCCAGAGGTGAACCCGAAGAACGTTCTCATCCTCGCAGCGGTGATGATACTCCTCGTTGGATTCATCGAGGAGTTCATATTCAGATCGATGCTCCAGAACGTCATGATCGAGCGAGCCGGATCCATTCCAGGGCTTCTCATAACAAGCGTAATATTCGGCTTCATGCACTCAGGCTACCACATCCCGCAAGAGCTGGTTTATGTCTCATTCGCAGGCGCAGTTTTCGGTGTGATCTTCTGGTCGACAAGAAGCCTGCCGGTGATATCCGTCGCACACGGCGTGACCAACATCTCTCTCTTCCTGGTGGTGCCTGCATACCCGCAGTACCTACCGTATTTTATAGGGGTGCCATTTATGATCCACCTGATCGCCACAAACGACATCAGGAAGCTGATAAAAAAGATACAGATCGGTGATGGAGTGAGCTGA